A single region of the Nitrospira sp. genome encodes:
- a CDS encoding cytochrome ubiquinol oxidase subunit I: MMNQGQIVTNNGRRIAGRAALLAGCAALLAWVGLPDMALAQEAAPQAPTAYRDIPYIGSRNLVWIIAQLHLLLAGFVLGVPIFAWLCEIVGWKSGDKRYDKLAKEFTKLLTSSYATTALFGGILLFLLIGFYPKLMAYLTDIFFPSFLVYCCLFLVETATLYLYWYGWDAMAEGSGKKFHIFLGFLLNVFAFFIMIVPNSWATFQSSPVVISEGSDFARAWAATWNPTWWPVNIHRLIANVVLGGYICGAYAGIRYLSAKSQEERYHYDWMGYVGNFIGVFGLLPLPFAGYWLMREIYQYNQQMGITLMGGFLSWLFILQAMLIGVLFLGSNYYFWLGITHRIPGSETQYRKPIMAMLIILLLCLGVWMTPHSLVASLEEAQKMGGTHHPLLGVFGVMSAKMTVSNLMVLVTFMSFIMYWRAGKEDTAGWARAAKALMGGVLGLAGIAVIVLGVWGYFVPAIIRINYFSTSQVGIVIFVMLTITPLTALLLKSAKTTTEMVWGKMPPRAGYALVLNAVMVILLMTLMGYARSSSRVHWHVYGVMRDSSQYAFSPALGYAAALMALNTFLFCMLVAFIFWVATMGDKAKAAASTKGSVEPGAIPAMAGGSPALDGPEAEASEEKRPV, translated from the coding sequence ATGATGAACCAGGGTCAGATCGTCACAAATAACGGGCGCCGAATTGCAGGCCGCGCCGCCCTCTTGGCCGGATGTGCTGCACTGCTCGCATGGGTGGGTCTGCCGGATATGGCTCTCGCTCAGGAAGCCGCGCCGCAGGCTCCGACCGCCTATCGAGACATCCCGTATATCGGCAGTCGAAACCTTGTCTGGATCATCGCCCAGCTCCATTTGCTGCTCGCCGGCTTCGTGCTTGGCGTGCCGATCTTTGCGTGGCTGTGCGAAATCGTCGGCTGGAAATCAGGAGATAAGCGCTACGACAAGCTGGCAAAAGAGTTCACCAAGCTTCTGACGTCTTCTTACGCCACGACGGCCCTGTTCGGCGGTATTCTGTTGTTCCTGCTCATCGGTTTCTATCCGAAGCTGATGGCCTATCTCACGGATATCTTTTTCCCGTCTTTTCTCGTTTACTGCTGTCTCTTCCTTGTCGAGACAGCCACGCTGTACCTCTACTGGTACGGGTGGGACGCCATGGCCGAGGGCAGCGGGAAGAAGTTTCACATTTTCCTGGGATTCCTCCTCAATGTCTTCGCGTTCTTCATCATGATCGTGCCCAACTCGTGGGCGACGTTCCAGTCCAGTCCGGTGGTGATTTCTGAGGGCAGCGACTTCGCACGGGCCTGGGCTGCGACCTGGAATCCGACCTGGTGGCCGGTCAACATTCACCGCTTGATCGCCAACGTGGTGCTCGGTGGTTATATTTGCGGCGCTTACGCCGGCATCCGGTATCTGTCCGCCAAAAGCCAGGAAGAGCGGTATCACTACGATTGGATGGGCTACGTCGGAAACTTTATCGGCGTGTTCGGTCTGTTGCCTCTTCCGTTCGCCGGGTACTGGCTGATGCGGGAAATTTATCAGTACAACCAGCAGATGGGTATCACGCTCATGGGCGGATTCCTCTCTTGGTTGTTCATTCTGCAGGCGATGTTGATCGGCGTGCTCTTTCTGGGCTCCAATTACTACTTCTGGCTCGGTATCACCCATCGAATTCCTGGGTCCGAAACTCAATATCGCAAACCGATTATGGCGATGTTGATTATTCTCCTTCTATGCCTGGGTGTTTGGATGACGCCGCACTCACTCGTCGCCAGCCTCGAAGAGGCCCAGAAAATGGGAGGCACACACCACCCGTTACTGGGAGTCTTCGGTGTCATGTCGGCCAAAATGACCGTGTCCAATCTGATGGTGCTCGTGACGTTCATGAGTTTCATCATGTATTGGCGTGCGGGTAAAGAAGATACGGCCGGATGGGCCAGGGCTGCCAAAGCCCTTATGGGCGGAGTGCTCGGACTGGCCGGTATCGCCGTGATCGTACTCGGCGTCTGGGGATACTTCGTTCCGGCGATCATTCGCATCAACTACTTCTCGACATCCCAGGTCGGGATCGTAATTTTCGTCATGCTGACGATTACGCCGCTGACCGCTCTCCTGCTGAAGAGCGCGAAGACCACCACGGAAATGGTCTGGGGGAAAATGCCGCCTCGGGCCGGCTATGCGTTGGTGCTCAATGCGGTCATGGTTATTCTGCTCATGACGCTGATGGGCTACGCGCGTTCTTCTTCACGCGTTCACTGGCATGTGTACGGCGTTATGCGCGACTCGTCACAGTATGCTTTCTCGCCGGCCCTCGGGTATGCGGCCGCATTGATGGCGCTGAATACGTTCCTGTTCTGCATGTTGGTCGCGTTTATCTTCTGGGTGGCCACGATGGGAGACAAGGCCAAGGCCGCCGCCAGCACCAAGGGGTCGGTAGAGCCGGGAGCCATTCCCGCGATGGCCGGCGGGTCGCCGGCGCTGGATGGGCCTGAGGCCGAGGCTTCTGAGGAAAAACGTCCGGTCTGA
- a CDS encoding cytochrome c — MSEVVKLQLIGLCVIGLGTVILLFIKGQFIRVIGFVAIVLGLFSLVALAVPQMASLPPAEESINIADIKTPTDMATIGQKIFFSKGQCALCHSIGPSESARCPDLKGIGAKLSREFIFESLTEPQAYLYLDYRHEGVPKEYPARMPYINKNPIGLSKNEILSVIAFLQQMSGEPISVSPAELDLPRPTPAPVKAADAGALAMAQAR, encoded by the coding sequence ATGAGTGAAGTAGTCAAACTGCAGTTAATCGGTCTCTGTGTCATCGGACTCGGAACAGTGATCCTCCTGTTCATCAAGGGGCAATTCATTCGGGTCATTGGTTTCGTGGCGATCGTGCTGGGACTGTTTTCATTGGTCGCACTGGCCGTTCCCCAGATGGCCTCATTGCCGCCTGCTGAAGAAAGCATCAACATCGCCGATATCAAGACGCCGACGGACATGGCGACGATCGGGCAGAAGATTTTCTTCAGCAAGGGCCAGTGTGCGCTCTGCCATTCAATCGGCCCGAGCGAATCGGCACGCTGTCCGGATCTGAAGGGCATCGGGGCCAAGCTCTCCCGCGAGTTCATTTTTGAGAGTTTGACGGAACCGCAAGCCTATCTCTACCTGGACTACCGACACGAGGGCGTTCCGAAGGAGTATCCGGCCCGGATGCCGTATATCAACAAGAATCCGATCGGTCTGTCGAAGAACGAAATTCTATCTGTCATCGCGTTCCTGCAGCAGATGAGCGGAGAGCCCATCAGTGTGAGTCCGGCGGAATTAGATTTGCCGCGGCCCACTCCGGCGCCGGTCAAAGCGGCTGATGCCGGGGCGCTCGCAATGGCACAGGCTCGATAG